The Miscanthus floridulus cultivar M001 chromosome 7, ASM1932011v1, whole genome shotgun sequence genome includes a region encoding these proteins:
- the LOC136467704 gene encoding metalloendoproteinase 2-MMP-like → MMGVSQAAAVVAVMAFAVAVALPASAFPSGLPPGAPSFPNPWAAFQNLSGCHMGEERQGLAGLKDYLSHFGYLPPPPSSSPFSDAFDQDLEAAIATYQRNFGLNATGALDPSTVSQMVAPRCGVADVINGTSTMARSSSADAHGRHLYAYFPGEPTWPPFRRDLRYAITATSATSIDRTTLSDVFARAFSRWAAATNLRFQETASDSDADITIGFYAGSHGDGEPFDGPLGTLAHAFSPTDGRFHLDAAEAWVAGSDVSRSSTPGAVDLESVAVHEIGHLLGLGHSSVPDAIMYPTIRTGTRKVELEADDVQGIQSLYGSNPNFTPTSPATSSREMDSSAGAGFRPDRVFVGVVAAVGLLLVLVP, encoded by the coding sequence ATGATGGGTGTATCGCAAGCTGCCGCCGTCGTGGCGGTTATGGCGTTCGCGGTCGCGGTCGCGTTGCCGGCGTCGGCCTTCCCGTCCGGCTTGCCGCCTGGTGCGCCATCGTTCCCGAACCCGTGGGCGGCGTTCCAGAACCTTTCTGGCTGTCACATGGGCGAGGAGCGGCAGGGCCTGGCCGGGCTCAAGGACTACCTCAGCCACTTCGGCtacctcccgccgccgccgtcgtcgtccccgTTCAGTGACGCGTTCGACCAGGACCTGGAGGCGGCCATCGCGACGTACCAGCGCAACTTCGGGCTCAACGCCACCGGTGCGCTGGACCCGTCCACCGTCTCGCAGATGGTCGCGCCTCGCTGCGGCGTGGCCGACGTCATCAACGGCACGTCCACCATGGCGAGGAGCTCCTCGGCGGACGCCCACGGCAGGCACCTGTACGCCTACTTCCCCGGCGAACCAACGTGGCCGCCGTTCCGTCGGGACCTCAGGTACGCGATCACCGCGACGTCGGCGACGTCCATCGACCGGACCACGCTGAGCGACGTCTTCGCGCGCGCCTTCTCCCGGTGGGCCGCCGCCACCAACCTGCGGTTCCAGGAGACCGCGTCGGACTCCGACGCCGACATCACCATCGGCTTCTACGCCGGATCGCACGGCGACGGCGAGCCGTTCGACGGGCCCCTGGGCACGCTCGCGCACGCCTTCTCGCCCACGGACGGCCGGTTTCACCTCGACGCCGCGGAGGCGTGGGTGGCCGGCAGCGACGTGTCGCGCTCGTCCACGCCCGGGGCGGTGGACCTGGAGTCCGTGGCGGTGCACGAGATCGGCCACCTCCTGGGGCTCGGCCACTCCTCGGTGCCCGACGCCATCATGTACCCGACGATCCGGACGGGGACGAGGAAGGTGGAGCTGGAGGCCGACGACGTGCAGGGGATACAGAGCCTGTACGGGAGCAACCCCAACTTCACGCCGacgtcgccggcgacgagcagccGCGAGATGGACAGTAGCGCCGGCGCGGGATTCCGACCGGACAGAGTCTTCGTCGGAGTAGTTGCGGCAGTTGGCCTGCTCCTAGTCCTAGTGCCGTAG
- the LOC136467705 gene encoding uncharacterized protein produces the protein MQRSNSFGMSWADQWDYGGDPSPRARGRQQDGGGKKQGGVEKTKAAAATGLRKVKEGTASGFQWIKDKCQKKGGKKQGAHEGSGIAGY, from the coding sequence ATGCAGCGCAGCAACTCCTTCGGCATGTCGTGGGCGGACCAGTGGGACTACGGCGGCGACCCGAGCCCGCGCGCGCGCGGCCGGCAGCAGGACGGCGGCGGCAAGAAGCAGGGCGGCGTGGAGAAGACCAAGGCGGCCGCGGCGACGGggctgaggaaggtgaaggagggcACGGCCAGCGGGTTCCAGTGGATCAAGGACAAGTGCCAGAAGAAGGGCGGCAAGAAACAGGGCGCCCATGAGGGCTCCGGGATCGCCGGGTACTAG